GAGCACCGGACGGCTTCCCACCGGCGTCGGGTCCGCATCGTCCGAGGTCAGCACGACGCTGCGCCCGGCCGCCAGCGCTTCCACGACCGTCGAGGCTGCGGCATCCGCCCTGCCCTCGTCCAGCTCCAGCGGCTGCACGAGCCAGCCGGCCGCGGCCGCCGCGTCCGCCTGGCGACGGGTCTGGGCCGAGCGACTGCCGGAGACGGCGAGGATCGGTCCGGTCGAATCGGTCGCGACCGGCAGCGCCACCTGGGTTCCCGGCTCCGCCGCAGCGACGGCGGTGCTCAACCCGCCCGAGCCGATCGCGAAGACCGGCCCAGGCAACGCGTGCAGCGCATCACCGACGGCGATCAGATGCGCCTCGTCGAGGGCGTCCAGCACGAGGGCGGCCGCATCGTCGTCCCGCAGCGCCGAGACCAGCGCGTCCGCCGACGCGTACGTCGGATGGAAGACCGACCCGATCGGCAGGTCGGTCTGCCTGCCCAGATGCACGGCGAGATCGGACTCGGTCATCGGCGTGCTCGGGTGCGTCGACATGGTCGGCTGGCGGTCCAGACGATAGACGACGCCGCCCTCAGCCGCGAAGTGGTGACCGAACGCCGTGAAGCGTCCGAAATCGGGCTGCGCGAACAGCACCGGCACCGGCGCGTCCGAGATCAGTTCGCGTCCGAGCTCGATCACGCGGCCGAGGCTGCCGATCTGCGGTGAGGAGTCAGCCGTCGAGCAGGCCTTGTACTGCACGACGTGGGGAGAGAGCGAGGCGAGGGCCGACAGCACCGGCCGCAGTTCGGCGTCGAGCTGCCCGGTCGGCAGCGAGCGGGCGATTCCGGCGATGCCGACCACGTCGCACTCCGCCGCCGCCCGCTTCAGCGCTGCGGCATCCGGAAGGCCGACGAAGAGCCGCCCCGACCATCCGTGTCGCGCGAACTGCAGCAGCGCGTCGACACTCCCGGTGAAGTCGTCACCGTAGAACGCGACGCGAAGCCCGTGCGATCCGGTCTCAGACACGCACCGGCCCGAATCGCTCCGACGCCCGGCGCAGCGGCTCCGACGCCGCGAAGGCCTCCTCCGCCGGCTCGCCGCGTTCGGCCGACGCCCACGCGTCGCGCATGCTCGCGACGCCCGCGGCGGCCCCGTCGGGGTGACCGTGGATGCCGCCGCCTGACAGGACGAGGAGGTCGGTGGTCCCGACCGCCTCGTACGTGGCGTGAGCGAGCCCGCCCCACTGGCCGGAGGACAGGACCGGGACGGTCGGAGTCAGGCCGAGCAGCGGTGTGCGCACGGCATCGATGGCGGCGAGCACCTCGGCGTCGGACTCGTAGAACTTGTTGCTGATCCCGTTGGTGTGCAGGTGATCGGCTCCGGAGAGGCGGGCCAGCTTCTGCCACGCACCGAACGCGATGCCGACCTGATCGCTGCGCGCCATGGCACCGAGCATCGCACGGTGCCCGTGGATCGGCACGCTGGACTTCGTGCGCAGGTATTCCAGGCCCGCGAGTCCGACCATGTTGATGCACGCCATCACGCAGGTGCCGCCGGCCGCCACGACGAGGTCGTGGTTGGCCTCGAGCCTGCCGATGTCGTCGGTGATGTTGAACGCGTACATCGGCTTGGTGCCCGTGCGGTCCGCGTGTCGCTCCAGCACCGGCATGACCGCGGCCACGCGGTCGGCCAGCGGCGATGCGGGTCCGTTGCCCTGCAGTTCGTCGTCCTTGATGAAATCGACGCCGGCCGCCGCGAGTTCGCCCACGACCTCGGCCAGCTCAGCGGGGGAGAGCCCGATGCTGGGCTTGATGATCGTGCCGAGCATCGCACCCGTCGGCCGGTTCATGAGCGCCCGCGTTCCGGCGATGCCGAAGGCGGGTCCGGCGTATCGGTCGGCGAACGCCTGCGGCAGGTCGAGGTCGACGAGCCGGATGGCGGCGAGCTCCTTCATCTCGAACAGGTTGCCCGCGACGGCGGCCAGCAGGTTCGGCAACGAGGGCCCGAAGTTGTCCAGCGGGAACCGCAGTCGCATCCGGGCGCGGCGGCGCAGGGCGGGGTCGCCGACGGAACCCGGAAGCGCGGACGCTGCAGTCGGCGGGATCTCGTCGATGCTGACGACCTGCGCGGCGAAGCGGGCGCGCACGGCGTCCGACTCGCGCTCGACGCGCACGAAGGTCCCGGTGGACTGTTCTCCGGCCAGGACTTCGGCGGCGTGCTCCAAGGGCAGCGAGGTCTCGATGATGTAGGTCGCCGTGACGTACGCGCCGGGCGTGAACGCGGGTGCGGGAAAGGCGGATGCTGGGGAGATGCTCATGATGGCGTCCTCACCAGACCAGGGGGAGCCATACGGACATCTCCCCGGGCCCGCGGTTGCCCCATGCGAAGTAGGGGATGAGCCGCACCCGCGCCGACCCGATCGCCTCGTCGGCGAGGTCGGCGTACAGTCCGTCCTCGGCGACCGCCGGAAGCACGGCGATCTCGGTCTCCAGCGCGAGCACGCGCGTCCCTGCGATCTCCGCCTCGACCGGGATCGGTGCGGCGCCCCGACGCAGGGCCGCCTGCTCGAGGACGACTCCGGCGGGAAGGTCGGCGCTTTCCAGCGCGTAGACGACCGGACCCCGCTGCACGGCGACCTGGTTCGTGATCTCCTCGGCGAGACGGTGCCCGCGCAGGATCCGCACCGGCATGGGCAGGACGAGTTCGATGAGATCGCCGACCGCCCAGTCGCGCTGGATGCGGGTGTACGTGCTCGGCGCTGAGACCTCGACCGCCTGGCCGTTGACCGTGAGGGATGCGCCGGTGCACCAGCCCGGGATGCGCAGGTGGACGGGCAGCGAGCGTTCGGCGGCGGTCACGGTGAAGGCGATGCGCTCCTGCCAGGGATAGTCGCTGTCCTCGCGGAGGGCCAGGCGGCGGCCGTCCTCGTCGGTGACGTCGAGATCGCTGCCGCCGTAGAGGTGCACGTACACGCCGTCGGCGGAGAGCGATGCGGCTCGTTCGTGGAACCGCGCGAGGGTGCGGGCGATGTTGGGCGGGCAGCAGAAGCAGCTCAGGTAGCGCTGCCGGAGTCGCTCGTCGGATGCCGGAGGCTCGGGCACCGGGTGCTGTCCCGTGTCACCAGGGCGGCGCAGGGCGTAGGGCAGGTCGCGCACCTGGCGCAGGGCATTCGTGTAGAAGTACTCCGAGCCTTCCAGGCTCACGCTCGCCAGCAGGCTGTTGAAGGCGATCTGCTCGATGACGTCGGCGTAGGTCGCGTCGCCGGTGAGTGCCAGCATCCGCTCGCCCCACAGGATCATGCCGATGTTCGCGCATGATTCGGCGTGGGCGGTCGTGTTGGGCAGCTGGTACGCGCGTCCGTATGCCTGATGCACGCGACTGATCCCGCCCTGCCAGGGATTGCCGTCGGGGGATGCCCCGTCGTACAGCGCGCCGCAGCCGCCGGTGATGTAGAGCTTGGTGTCGACGACGTCGCGCCACAGGTTCTCCAGCACGCCCTGCAGCTCGTCGTCAGCTGTCTCGGCGACGAGGTCGGCCAGACCCGCGTAGAGGTAGTTGGCCCGCACGGCATGGCCGGCCACGGCCGTCTGCTCGCGCACCGGGACGCGGTCCTGGTTGTCGTCGCCCCCCTCGTCGAACTCGTCGCGGACGCGGACGAACGCCTCGGCGAGGCGGAGGTACCGCTCGTCTTCGGTGGCGCGATACAGCTCGATGACGGCCATGTAGTGCGACGGGCAGATGGCGCTTCGCGCGAGTTCGACCGGCTTGTTCGTGGCGAGGTCCTCGAGGAATGACGCCGCCTTCTTCGCGGCATCCAGGAGGGTCGTGCTGCCGGTCACCTGGAAGTGCCGCACCCCTGCGGTGATCAGATGCCCGAGGTTGTACGTCTCGAAGTTGAACCGGTCGGCCAGTGCGGACACCGGCGCGTCGTTGCGCTCGGCGATGAACGTGGGTGTGTGCAGGTAGCCGTCGTCGCGCTGCACCGAGGCGATGAGCTGCGCCAGCTCCTCGACCTGGGCGGCCAGCTCGGGATCGGGGTCGGTCTCCAGGCGCGCGATCGCGGCCTCGAGCCACTTGTAGAAGTCGCCGTCCATGAAGGGTGGGCCGATGTGCTCGCCGGATGCGAGCCCTGCGGCGAGGCGGAAGTTCTGCAGACCGGGGCTCACCTGCGGGTCACTCAGCGACTCCCAGATGCGCGGCACCGTCACATCACGCGTCCGTGCGTGCAGGTCGCCCCAGAATCCGCGAGCCCATCGCGCGTTCGCCGCATCCAGTGCGCGCAGGGGGGTGTGCGTGGAGAGCGAGGTCGTCACCGCCATGGTGTGTGTCCTTCCGAGTGCGGATCAAGTCTGTCAGTGACGATTGAGCCACAAAGTGAATAGAATTTCAACCCTGACTGTTGACACACTCCGAAAAGTTGCCTACTGTCACTGACGTACCCTCACCCCGCATGGCCGTCGTCAAGGAGGACGCTATGAAAACCCGCAGCACGCGCCGCAGCATGATCGTGACCGGTCTCGCGCTCGCAACACTTCTCCCGCTCTCCGCCTGTGCCGGCGGAGCCGCTCCCGGTGCATCCGAGAGCGCAGGTGGAGGAGCCGCGACCGGCACCGACCCCGAGACCTTCACGGTCCTGACCGCGAACGAGAACCCGACGCTGGAGGCGCAGCTCACCGCGCTCTCCGAAGACCAGTGCAAGGCGGAGAACGAGGCGCTCCCGCTCGAGCACGAGAAAGTGGCCCAGGCCGACGTCGTGCAGAAGGTGACCCTCCTGGCCAGCCAGGACTCGCTGCCCGCGCACTTCATCGCCGGCACCGCCATGGTCCGCCCGGACGGCGACCTCGGCAAGGCCGACCTGCTCGTCGACTACCAGGCGGCCCTCGAGGACCAGGGCCTCTGGGACCAGATCCTGCCGGCTGCGGCATCCACCATCAACAACGTCTACGGCCAGTACGTCTCGCTGCCCTACCAGTACAACCTCGAGGGCATCTGGTACAACAAGGCCATCTTCGAAGAGGTCGGACTCGACGAGCCGCAGACCTTCGACGACCTGGTCGCCGCGAACGAGGAGCTGGCTGCCGCCGGCTACACGCCGATGGCGATGGCCGGTGCGCAGGCGTTCCCGCTGACCCGCCTGATCGGCATGTACATCTATCGCAACGTCGGACTCGACGCGATGACCGACATCCGCGACGGCAACGCCAAGCTGACCGACCCCGAGTACGTGGCCGGCGCCGAGGCGCTCGTGCAGATGGCGGAGGCGGGTGACTTCGGCGACGGATTCATCTCGCAGGATGCCTCGGTGGCCAACAACCAGTTCCTCACCGGCGCTGCGGCCATGAAGTACGACGGCACGTGGCTGCTCTCGAACATCAACGACGAGGCACAGAACACCATCGGCGCGGAGAACATCGGCTTCATGCCGTTCCCCGCCGTCGAGGGCGGCGCCGGCAACATCGACCAGTGGCCGGCCAACGCCGGCACGGCGATGGCGATGAACCCCAAGACCTACGGCCCGAAGGTGGCAGACTGGCTCGGCTGCATCGCCGAGAACTACGGCGCGCAGGCGCTGGGCGATGCCGGTGTCGTCTCCGGCTTCAAGGTCAACGGCGAGGTCACCGACGTGCCCGAGACCACCAAGATGGTTCAGGAGCAGGTGGCCGCGATCGATGAGACCGTGCTCTGGTTCGAGGCGCTGATGGACGGCAAGTCGACCTCGCTGGCTCAGTCGAACGTCTCGCTCCTGGTGAGCGGACAGCTGTCGCCGGAGGACTACATGGCACAGCTGCAGACCTCGATCGACGCCAACAAGTGATTCACCAGGACGGCCCGGGCCACCGCGTGGCCCGGGCCGTCCGAGTGTAGGGAGCAGCGTTATGAAGAACGTGTTCGGTGATCGGAAGACGATCATCATCCTGCTGGCGCCGACTCTCGTGCTGTATGTGCTGCTCAAGGTCGTGCCGGTGCTCTGGTCGCTGGGGCTGTCCTTCTTCGAGGGCAACTCGCTGCGCGGCTTCGAGTTCGTCGGATTCCAGAACTTCGTGACCTTCTTCACGAACGACCCTGCGGCCATCCAGTCGCTGTGGGTCAGCGTGATCTTCGCGTTCCTGGCCACGGCCGGCCAGATCGCGCTGGGCTACCTGCTGGCGCTGCTCTACGTCTTCGTCCTGCGCAAGGGCTCGGCGTTCGTGCGCACAGCGGTGTTCTTCCCCATGGTGCTGCCCACGGTCGCCGTCGCCCTGCTGTTCCGCAGCTTCGTCGCTGTCGGCGACAATCAGGGTCCGGTCAACGACCTGCTGAATTTCTTCGGGCTCGGCAGTGTCGAGTTCCTGGCCTCGACGATCGGCACGATGGCGGTCGCCCTCGCCATGACGTTCTGGAGCTCGATGGGCTTCTACGCCGTGCTGCTCTACACGGGCCTCCTGGACATCCCGGACGAGCTGATCGAATCGGCTCGCCTGGACGGGGCGAACGGGTTCAAGCTCGTGCGCCACATCATCGTGCCGCTGTCGGCGCCGATCCTGATCTCCTCCCTCATCTTCAGTTTCAATTCGACGCTCAAGGTCTTCGACAGCCTGCTCGCGCTGAACAACGGCGGGCCGGGCACCTCGACCGCCCCGCTCACGCTCTACATGTACCGCACGGCATTCGAATATGCCGAGTACGGGTACGGCAGCACGATCGCCCTCGTGCTCACCCTCCTGTGCCTCGTGTTCACCCTTGCCGTGTTCCGCTCCTCGAGCCGGAAGGTCGACGCCTGATGACCGCCACCCAGACCCTCACCACCGGTCGCGACGTGTCGCGGAAGGCGCCCCCGCCGCGGGTGCAGCAACCGCTCTCGCGGCGCGCCAGCCGGGCCCTGCGCCGCATCCCGGTGTGGATCATCGTCGCCCTGCTGCTGGTGATCGTGCTGTACCCGCAGCTGTGGATCATCCTCGGATCGTTCAAGACGCAGGCGGAGTTCCTCTCCAACCCCACCTGGTCCCTTCCCGAGTCCTTCAACCTCGAGAACTACATCCAGGCGTTCACGCGCGGCAACGTCGCGGTCAACTACCGCAACAGCCTGCTGGTGACCCTGCCCTCCGTCGCGATCATCGTCCTGCTCGGTGTCGCGGCGGGATACGCGCTGGAGGTCATGATCTGGAAGGGCCGTCACACGACGCTCCTGCTGATCCTCGCCGGCATCATGGTGCCGGGCCAGATGATCCTCGTGCCGCTGTTCACCGTGTACTTCCGGGCCGGGCTGTCCAACACGCTGTGGCCGATGATCCTCACCTACATCGTGATGGGTCTGCCGCTGACGACCTTCCTGATGGCGGCGTACTTCCGGGCGATCCCGCGCGAGATCTTCGAAGCGGCGACGATGGACGGCTCCGGGCCGCTCAAGTCCTTCTTCGTCATCGGGCTGCCGCTGATGAAGAACGCGATCATCACGGTGGCGCTCGTGCAGTTCTTCAGCGTGTGGAACGACCTGCTCATCGCGCTGACGTTCACGACCAAGCCCGACCTGGCGACGATCCAGGTGGGTCTGCTCAGCCTGAACGACCAGTACGGGTCCACCCAGTACGGACCGCTGTTCGCCGCGATCAGCATCAACATCGTCGTGCTGCTCGTGGTCTTCGTATTCTTGAACAAGAAGATCATGGCGGGCCTGGCCGCCGGATCGCTGAAGGGCTGATCGTGTCCGCGCAAAGAATCGCGTTCCTGCACACCGGTGCCGTCGTCATCGCGCCCGTGATGGAACTCGCCCGCACGCACCTGCCGGGCATCGCCACGGTGAACTACCTCGATGACAAGATCGTCGCCGATCTCGGCGACGACGAGCTCGCGGCATCCGTCCCCGATCGCCTTGCCGATCTCGTCGACGCGGCTCGCCGCGCCGGTGCCGACGCCGTGATGCTCACCTGCTCGTCGATCTCGCACCTGGCAGCGCCCACCGCCGACCGCGTCGGGATCCCGGTACTTCGGATCGACGAGGCGATGGCCGATGACGCCGTCGCGACGGGGGCGCGCATCGCGGTGCTCGCGACGCTGCCCACCACGCTTCGCCCGACGCTCGCCCTGATCCAGGAGCGCGCCGACCTCGCCGGCAAATCCCCGACGATCGTCAGCGAAGTCGTCGACGGCGCTTTCGCGGCGGTCTCCTCCGGCGACCGCGACACGCACGACCGGCTCGTGGCGGCCGCGATCGAGCGGCGGGCTCCTGGGGTGGACGTGGTCGTGCTCGCGCAGGCATCCATGGCCTCCGCCGCTGAAGCCGCCGACGTGTCGGTCCCCGTGCTGACGAGCCTCGTTCCCGGGATCACCCGCCTGAGCCAGACCCTCGCCGCGCGCTGACCAGGCCCGCGCGCGCGCTGACCCGGCCCGCGCGCGCTTCGCGCGGCTCTTTCCTGTTCCCGCGGCGTGAATCTGTGGCGCGGGAACAGGAAAGAGCCGCGCGGGGGGATGCCTCGGGCGCGGTGCGCTGCGCTGCGCGGACCGAAGCACACCGGCGCGTCAGGCGGTGAGGTCCTCGGCGGTGCGAAGGTCGGTGATCAGCGTCGTGACCCACCCGCCGGCCAGCGCGCCCTGGATCGCATCGAGTTTGCGCGGACCCCCGGCGATGCCGACCCGGCGCGGGATGCGCATCAGGTCGTCGACCGGGATCGCGATGATGCGATCGTCCAGGTCGCCCCGCACGAGCGATCCGTCGGCGCGGAAGATGCGGTGGCAGATGTCGCCGACGGCGCCGGCGCCCAGCAGATCGGCGCGCTCCTCAGTCGCGAACGCGTTGCCGCTCGTGGCGAGGACGTTCGAGGGCTCGATGCTGCCGATGCCCATGATCGCCATCGTCAGCTCGCGCCAGTGGCGGGTGACCTCCTGCATCGACGGATCGGCCAGCAGGCTGTCGCGGATGGTGGGCCCGGCCACCACGCCGGGCGCAGGCACATAGACCGGTTCGGCGCCCAGCATCCGGGCGAGCTCGTTCAGCAGGCGGTTGGAATG
This portion of the Microbacterium pygmaeum genome encodes:
- a CDS encoding ABC transporter substrate-binding protein encodes the protein MKTRSTRRSMIVTGLALATLLPLSACAGGAAPGASESAGGGAATGTDPETFTVLTANENPTLEAQLTALSEDQCKAENEALPLEHEKVAQADVVQKVTLLASQDSLPAHFIAGTAMVRPDGDLGKADLLVDYQAALEDQGLWDQILPAAASTINNVYGQYVSLPYQYNLEGIWYNKAIFEEVGLDEPQTFDDLVAANEELAAAGYTPMAMAGAQAFPLTRLIGMYIYRNVGLDAMTDIRDGNAKLTDPEYVAGAEALVQMAEAGDFGDGFISQDASVANNQFLTGAAAMKYDGTWLLSNINDEAQNTIGAENIGFMPFPAVEGGAGNIDQWPANAGTAMAMNPKTYGPKVADWLGCIAENYGAQALGDAGVVSGFKVNGEVTDVPETTKMVQEQVAAIDETVLWFEALMDGKSTSLAQSNVSLLVSGQLSPEDYMAQLQTSIDANK
- a CDS encoding carbohydrate ABC transporter permease, whose protein sequence is MTATQTLTTGRDVSRKAPPPRVQQPLSRRASRALRRIPVWIIVALLLVIVLYPQLWIILGSFKTQAEFLSNPTWSLPESFNLENYIQAFTRGNVAVNYRNSLLVTLPSVAIIVLLGVAAGYALEVMIWKGRHTTLLLILAGIMVPGQMILVPLFTVYFRAGLSNTLWPMILTYIVMGLPLTTFLMAAYFRAIPREIFEAATMDGSGPLKSFFVIGLPLMKNAIITVALVQFFSVWNDLLIALTFTTKPDLATIQVGLLSLNDQYGSTQYGPLFAAISINIVVLLVVFVFLNKKIMAGLAAGSLKG
- a CDS encoding RuBisCO large subunit C-terminal-like domain-containing protein yields the protein MSISPASAFPAPAFTPGAYVTATYIIETSLPLEHAAEVLAGEQSTGTFVRVERESDAVRARFAAQVVSIDEIPPTAASALPGSVGDPALRRRARMRLRFPLDNFGPSLPNLLAAVAGNLFEMKELAAIRLVDLDLPQAFADRYAGPAFGIAGTRALMNRPTGAMLGTIIKPSIGLSPAELAEVVGELAAAGVDFIKDDELQGNGPASPLADRVAAVMPVLERHADRTGTKPMYAFNITDDIGRLEANHDLVVAAGGTCVMACINMVGLAGLEYLRTKSSVPIHGHRAMLGAMARSDQVGIAFGAWQKLARLSGADHLHTNGISNKFYESDAEVLAAIDAVRTPLLGLTPTVPVLSSGQWGGLAHATYEAVGTTDLLVLSGGGIHGHPDGAAAGVASMRDAWASAERGEPAEEAFAASEPLRRASERFGPVRV
- a CDS encoding glycoside hydrolase family 127 protein — its product is MAVTTSLSTHTPLRALDAANARWARGFWGDLHARTRDVTVPRIWESLSDPQVSPGLQNFRLAAGLASGEHIGPPFMDGDFYKWLEAAIARLETDPDPELAAQVEELAQLIASVQRDDGYLHTPTFIAERNDAPVSALADRFNFETYNLGHLITAGVRHFQVTGSTTLLDAAKKAASFLEDLATNKPVELARSAICPSHYMAVIELYRATEDERYLRLAEAFVRVRDEFDEGGDDNQDRVPVREQTAVAGHAVRANYLYAGLADLVAETADDELQGVLENLWRDVVDTKLYITGGCGALYDGASPDGNPWQGGISRVHQAYGRAYQLPNTTAHAESCANIGMILWGERMLALTGDATYADVIEQIAFNSLLASVSLEGSEYFYTNALRQVRDLPYALRRPGDTGQHPVPEPPASDERLRQRYLSCFCCPPNIARTLARFHERAASLSADGVYVHLYGGSDLDVTDEDGRRLALREDSDYPWQERIAFTVTAAERSLPVHLRIPGWCTGASLTVNGQAVEVSAPSTYTRIQRDWAVGDLIELVLPMPVRILRGHRLAEEITNQVAVQRGPVVYALESADLPAGVVLEQAALRRGAAPIPVEAEIAGTRVLALETEIAVLPAVAEDGLYADLADEAIGSARVRLIPYFAWGNRGPGEMSVWLPLVW
- a CDS encoding aspartate/glutamate racemase family protein, coding for MSAQRIAFLHTGAVVIAPVMELARTHLPGIATVNYLDDKIVADLGDDELAASVPDRLADLVDAARRAGADAVMLTCSSISHLAAPTADRVGIPVLRIDEAMADDAVATGARIAVLATLPTTLRPTLALIQERADLAGKSPTIVSEVVDGAFAAVSSGDRDTHDRLVAAAIERRAPGVDVVVLAQASMASAAEAADVSVPVLTSLVPGITRLSQTLAAR
- a CDS encoding carbohydrate ABC transporter permease; translation: MKNVFGDRKTIIILLAPTLVLYVLLKVVPVLWSLGLSFFEGNSLRGFEFVGFQNFVTFFTNDPAAIQSLWVSVIFAFLATAGQIALGYLLALLYVFVLRKGSAFVRTAVFFPMVLPTVAVALLFRSFVAVGDNQGPVNDLLNFFGLGSVEFLASTIGTMAVALAMTFWSSMGFYAVLLYTGLLDIPDELIESARLDGANGFKLVRHIIVPLSAPILISSLIFSFNSTLKVFDSLLALNNGGPGTSTAPLTLYMYRTAFEYAEYGYGSTIALVLTLLCLVFTLAVFRSSSRKVDA
- a CDS encoding four-carbon acid sugar kinase family protein → MSETGSHGLRVAFYGDDFTGSVDALLQFARHGWSGRLFVGLPDAAALKRAAAECDVVGIAGIARSLPTGQLDAELRPVLSALASLSPHVVQYKACSTADSSPQIGSLGRVIELGRELISDAPVPVLFAQPDFGRFTAFGHHFAAEGGVVYRLDRQPTMSTHPSTPMTESDLAVHLGRQTDLPIGSVFHPTYASADALVSALRDDDAAALVLDALDEAHLIAVGDALHALPGPVFAIGSGGLSTAVAAAEPGTQVALPVATDSTGPILAVSGSRSAQTRRQADAAAAAGWLVQPLELDEGRADAAASTVVEALAAGRSVVLTSDDADPTPVGSRPVLEAIAEAAASVISSAVSAGTTRRVIVCGGDTSSRITRLLGVESLSIAANPWGNIVLLHAASADPAIDGLELLLKGGQVGDVDLFERIRGLGER
- a CDS encoding sugar-binding transcriptional regulator, which gives rise to MSTTHYARPSDGQVRLMTKIARMYHERGVRQAEIAAALSISQAKVSRLLKRAESVGIVRTTVTVAPGVYADLEEALEDRYGLTEAVVVDVGPDADEAETLASIGAGAAAYLEATLGGTDRIGVSSWSQTVLAMVDRLRPFTVRGATEVVQLLGGVGAPESQSHSNRLLNELARMLGAEPVYVPAPGVVAGPTIRDSLLADPSMQEVTRHWRELTMAIMGIGSIEPSNVLATSGNAFATEERADLLGAGAVGDICHRIFRADGSLVRGDLDDRIIAIPVDDLMRIPRRVGIAGGPRKLDAIQGALAGGWVTTLITDLRTAEDLTA